A DNA window from Ostrea edulis chromosome 5, xbOstEdul1.1, whole genome shotgun sequence contains the following coding sequences:
- the LOC125649681 gene encoding calmodulin-like isoform X3 — translation MASTSNSAQLSEIRTLFTAYDKNKDGFLTSKEVAALLQSGKLSANVPYNAMQKIVREVEKRDKKMVSMTQFTELLGKHCSEYNPMADMLEAFKVFDKNGDGVISVSELRQVMSNLGQSLTDRELQKMFQNADQDGDGEINFNEFLQMMANS, via the exons GCATCAACAAGCAACTCGGCGCAATTATCAG AAATACGAACTTTATTCACTGCATATGATAAGAACAAAGATGGCTTCCTCACTTCAAAAGAAGTTGCAGCACTGCTGCAGTCCGGAAAACTCAGTGCCAATGTACCCTATAATGCCATGCAAAAAATAGTCCGAGAGGTGGAAAAAAGGG ATAAAAAGATGGTGAGTATGACACAATTTACTGAACTTCTTGGGAAGCATTGCTCCGAGTACAACCCGATGGCGGACATGTTAGAAGCTTTTAAAGTTTTTGACAAGAATGGCGACGGTGTGATCAGCGTGTCTGAGCTCCGCCAGGTGATGAGCAATCTAGGACAGAGTCTGACAGACAGAGAACTTCAGAAAATGTTCCAGAACGCCGATCAGGATGGCGACGGCGAAATTAATTTCAATG aattctTACAGATGATGGCAAACAGCTGA
- the LOC125649681 gene encoding calmodulin-A-like isoform X1 — translation MCCCMSRASTSNSAQLSEIRTLFTAYDKNKDGFLTSKEVAALLQSGKLSANVPYNAMQKIVREVEKRDKKMVSMTQFTELLGKHCSEYNPMADMLEAFKVFDKNGDGVISVSELRQVMSNLGQSLTDRELQKMFQNADQDGDGEINFNEFLQMMANS, via the exons GCATCAACAAGCAACTCGGCGCAATTATCAG AAATACGAACTTTATTCACTGCATATGATAAGAACAAAGATGGCTTCCTCACTTCAAAAGAAGTTGCAGCACTGCTGCAGTCCGGAAAACTCAGTGCCAATGTACCCTATAATGCCATGCAAAAAATAGTCCGAGAGGTGGAAAAAAGGG ATAAAAAGATGGTGAGTATGACACAATTTACTGAACTTCTTGGGAAGCATTGCTCCGAGTACAACCCGATGGCGGACATGTTAGAAGCTTTTAAAGTTTTTGACAAGAATGGCGACGGTGTGATCAGCGTGTCTGAGCTCCGCCAGGTGATGAGCAATCTAGGACAGAGTCTGACAGACAGAGAACTTCAGAAAATGTTCCAGAACGCCGATCAGGATGGCGACGGCGAAATTAATTTCAATG aattctTACAGATGATGGCAAACAGCTGA
- the LOC125649681 gene encoding calmodulin-like isoform X2: protein MIIMASTSNSAQLSEIRTLFTAYDKNKDGFLTSKEVAALLQSGKLSANVPYNAMQKIVREVEKRDKKMVSMTQFTELLGKHCSEYNPMADMLEAFKVFDKNGDGVISVSELRQVMSNLGQSLTDRELQKMFQNADQDGDGEINFNEFLQMMANS, encoded by the exons GCATCAACAAGCAACTCGGCGCAATTATCAG AAATACGAACTTTATTCACTGCATATGATAAGAACAAAGATGGCTTCCTCACTTCAAAAGAAGTTGCAGCACTGCTGCAGTCCGGAAAACTCAGTGCCAATGTACCCTATAATGCCATGCAAAAAATAGTCCGAGAGGTGGAAAAAAGGG ATAAAAAGATGGTGAGTATGACACAATTTACTGAACTTCTTGGGAAGCATTGCTCCGAGTACAACCCGATGGCGGACATGTTAGAAGCTTTTAAAGTTTTTGACAAGAATGGCGACGGTGTGATCAGCGTGTCTGAGCTCCGCCAGGTGATGAGCAATCTAGGACAGAGTCTGACAGACAGAGAACTTCAGAAAATGTTCCAGAACGCCGATCAGGATGGCGACGGCGAAATTAATTTCAATG aattctTACAGATGATGGCAAACAGCTGA